From a region of the Hugenholtzia roseola DSM 9546 genome:
- the ccoN gene encoding cytochrome-c oxidase, cbb3-type subunit I, translating into MSQNTQTVLNKPPQTESKIETFSYDNGIVKMFVIATAFWGIVGMLVGLLAALQLTHHVFNFEFAPTTFGRIRPLHTNAIIFAFVGNGIFMGVYYSLQRLCKARMFSDVLSKLHFWGWQLIIVLAAVTLLMGFITTKEYAELEWPLDILIALVWVVFGVNMFGTILKRREKHLYVAIWFYIATFVTVAMLHIVNSLAMPVDFLGMKSYSMFAGVQDALVQWWYGHNAVAFFLTTPYLGLMYYFVPKAANRPVYSYRLSIVHYWALIFIYIWAGPHHLLYTALPDWAQSLGTIFSLMLIAPSWGGMLNGLLTLRGAWDKVRTEPILKFMVVAVTAYGMATFEGPMLSFKNVNAISHYTDWTIAHVHIGGLGWNGFLTFGILYWLVPKLFNTKLYSKKLAETHFWVGTLGILFYAIPLYWAGFTQSLMWKDFGADGFLKYKNFLETVVQILPMYKMRAVGGAIYLTGAIIMVYNLIMTARQGAFIGDEQTSAPAMHSHDDGSAKHWHSWIEARPVQMLVWSFVAVAIGGIIEFVPTYLIRSNIPTIAAVKPYTPLELEGRDIYMRENCAVCHSQMVRPFRSETERYGEYSKAGEFVYDRPFMWGSKRTGPDLHRIGGKYSDGWHYNHMISPQSMSPASIMPPYPWLDENKLDVSSTEAKIVTMQKLGVPYPEGYEKRAVLDLQKQAAQVQANLKKEGIETESDTELVALIAYLQRLGTDIKKVKPENLPTK; encoded by the coding sequence ATGAGCCAAAACACGCAAACCGTTCTGAACAAGCCTCCTCAGACGGAAAGTAAAATCGAGACCTTCTCTTACGATAACGGTATCGTTAAGATGTTTGTGATAGCGACGGCATTCTGGGGCATTGTCGGTATGTTGGTTGGGCTTTTAGCGGCACTCCAGCTCACGCATCACGTTTTCAACTTCGAATTTGCGCCTACTACCTTTGGGCGTATTCGCCCGCTTCACACCAACGCGATAATTTTCGCCTTCGTAGGAAACGGGATTTTTATGGGCGTTTATTACTCGCTACAACGCCTCTGCAAGGCGCGTATGTTTAGCGACGTATTGAGCAAGCTACACTTCTGGGGGTGGCAGCTCATTATCGTTTTAGCCGCCGTAACGCTCCTGATGGGCTTTATCACCACAAAGGAGTATGCCGAATTGGAGTGGCCTCTCGATATTCTTATCGCGCTGGTTTGGGTAGTTTTTGGGGTGAATATGTTTGGTACGATTCTCAAACGTCGTGAGAAGCACCTTTACGTAGCGATTTGGTTTTATATCGCCACTTTCGTTACGGTAGCGATGTTGCATATCGTCAATTCATTGGCTATGCCTGTGGATTTCTTGGGTATGAAAAGCTACTCGATGTTTGCAGGCGTGCAAGATGCGTTGGTACAATGGTGGTACGGACACAATGCTGTGGCATTTTTCCTCACTACGCCTTATTTGGGTCTGATGTACTACTTCGTACCAAAAGCGGCAAACAGACCTGTGTATTCGTATCGCCTTTCTATTGTGCATTATTGGGCGTTGATTTTTATCTATATCTGGGCGGGTCCTCACCACTTACTTTATACTGCCCTGCCTGACTGGGCGCAGTCGTTAGGGACGATTTTTTCATTGATGCTCATTGCTCCCTCTTGGGGCGGTATGTTGAATGGTTTGCTCACCTTGCGCGGCGCGTGGGATAAAGTTCGCACCGAGCCGATTCTGAAATTTATGGTCGTAGCGGTTACGGCTTATGGTATGGCAACTTTCGAGGGACCGATGCTTTCCTTCAAAAATGTCAATGCAATTAGCCACTACACCGACTGGACTATCGCACACGTGCATATTGGCGGCTTGGGCTGGAATGGTTTTCTTACCTTCGGTATTTTGTATTGGCTTGTTCCCAAACTTTTCAATACCAAACTCTACTCTAAAAAGCTCGCCGAAACGCACTTCTGGGTCGGCACTTTGGGTATTCTTTTCTACGCCATTCCCCTTTATTGGGCAGGCTTTACACAAAGTTTGATGTGGAAAGATTTTGGTGCAGATGGCTTTTTGAAGTACAAAAACTTCTTGGAAACGGTTGTCCAAATCTTACCTATGTATAAAATGCGTGCCGTAGGGGGTGCAATTTACCTCACAGGCGCAATTATTATGGTCTATAACCTCATCATGACGGCACGTCAGGGCGCATTTATTGGCGATGAGCAAACCTCTGCCCCTGCTATGCACAGCCATGACGACGGCTCTGCCAAACATTGGCACTCTTGGATTGAAGCACGCCCTGTGCAGATGTTAGTTTGGTCATTTGTAGCGGTTGCGATTGGGGGTATCATCGAATTTGTACCAACTTATCTTATCCGCTCGAATATTCCTACTATTGCGGCAGTGAAGCCCTACACGCCTTTGGAATTAGAGGGTAGAGATATTTATATGCGCGAAAACTGCGCCGTCTGCCACTCTCAAATGGTGCGCCCCTTCCGTTCTGAAACGGAGCGTTATGGCGAATACTCGAAAGCAGGCGAATTTGTCTATGACCGTCCTTTTATGTGGGGTTCGAAGCGCACAGGACCCGATTTGCACCGTATCGGGGGCAAATATTCTGATGGCTGGCACTACAACCACATGATTTCGCCGCAAAGTATGTCGCCTGCCTCTATTATGCCGCCTTATCCTTGGCTTGATGAAAACAAATTAGATGTTTCTTCTACCGAAGCCAAAATCGTAACCATGCAAAAATTAGGCGTGCCTTATCCCGAAGGATACGAAAAGAGAGCCGTTTTAGACCTACAAAAACAAGCGGCACAGGTGCAGGCGAACCTCAAAAAAGAGGGCATCGAAACCGAAAGCGACACCGAATTGGTAGCCCTGATTGCTTACCTACAACGCTTAGGTACGGACATCAAGAAGGTCAAGCCCGAAAACTTGCCTACCAAGTAA
- a CDS encoding cbb3-type cytochrome c oxidase N-terminal domain-containing protein: MYKKIIFPTLALLLIGRTGFALSPTTSAGTFSLEELMILLLVLIVAIIVVLFIIIAFSFVQFIKLITRTEEEKAGIQAQKAQEDGFWKWFWDKFNAAAPIETEEQIILDHNYDGIRELDNQLPPWWKYGFYACIAASGWYLYNYHFTESEFVSVKEYREEMAIAAIQKEEYLKKMAALIDENNVGAYAKGDAGLEGGKKIYVDNCKSCHGAEGQGGVGPNLTDEYWLHGGSLSDIFKTVKYGVVEKGMISWKDQLSPKDIQDVSNYILTLQGTNPANAKEAQGELYKPEQK, encoded by the coding sequence ATGTACAAGAAAATAATTTTTCCAACGCTTGCCCTGCTTCTGATAGGCAGGACAGGATTTGCCCTTAGCCCAACAACAAGCGCAGGCACTTTCTCGCTCGAAGAGCTAATGATTTTACTCTTAGTGCTAATTGTTGCGATTATCGTGGTTCTTTTTATCATCATTGCTTTTTCTTTTGTGCAATTTATCAAACTTATTACACGCACAGAAGAAGAAAAAGCAGGTATTCAGGCACAGAAAGCCCAAGAAGATGGCTTTTGGAAGTGGTTTTGGGATAAATTCAACGCCGCCGCTCCCATCGAAACCGAAGAGCAAATCATTCTCGACCACAATTACGACGGCATCAGAGAACTCGACAACCAACTGCCGCCTTGGTGGAAATATGGCTTCTACGCCTGTATCGCTGCCAGCGGTTGGTATCTCTACAATTATCATTTTACCGAAAGTGAATTTGTGTCGGTGAAAGAATACCGCGAAGAGATGGCGATTGCTGCTATCCAAAAAGAGGAGTACCTCAAAAAGATGGCTGCCTTGATAGATGAAAACAACGTAGGCGCGTATGCCAAAGGTGATGCAGGGCTGGAAGGCGGCAAAAAAATCTATGTCGACAACTGCAAATCCTGCCATGGCGCAGAAGGACAAGGCGGCGTAGGACCAAACCTAACCGACGAATATTGGCTGCATGGCGGCAGTTTGAGCGACATCTTCAAAACGGTCAAATATGGGGTAGTGGAAAAAGGTATGATTTCATGGAAAGACCAACTTTCGCCCAAAGACATTCAAGATGTTTCCAACTATATCCTAACCCTACAAGGGACAAACCCTGCCAATGCCAAAGAAGCACAAGGCGAATTATACAAGCCTGAACAAAAATAA